The Magnetococcales bacterium genomic sequence ACCGGGGCCTGGTTTTTGGCCTGATCATGGTGATCATGATGATTTGGCGTCCCCGGGGCCTGCTGCGCATCCGCCGACCCTTTTTTCCCGTGGGGAAGGCCCTGTGAGTACCCTGCTCACAGTTCGGGATTTGAGCATGCAGTTTGGTGGTGTGCTGGCCCTGCATCGGGTGGGATTTCAGGTGGAGCAGGGGTCGATTACCGCCATCATCGGTCCCAATGGCGCCGGCAAGACCACCGTCTTCAACTGCCTGACCGGATTTTATGCCGCCACAACGGGTGACATTTTTTTGCATCGCCACAACGACCAGGTAGATCTGATCCAACGTATGGGAGGCGCACGCTCCCGCAAAAGTCTCAACCCGTGGGCCATGTTGCGTCATCTGTATGCCTCATGGACCGGTGGAACCCACCAGGTGGTACGCGCCGGAGTGGCCCGCACCTTCCAGAATGGGCGCCTGTTTCGCGATATGACCGTGTTGGAAAATCTCCTTGTGGCGCAACACCGCCTGGTGGATCGCGGTATCCTGGCGGGGGTTTTGCGCACACGGGAGTATTTGTGCGCCGAATCAGCGGCCCTGGATCGGGCCATGGGTTGGTTGGGGGTGTTCAACATGCGGGATGACGCCAACCGTTTGGCCGGAGAGTTGCCCTATGGCCAGCAAAGACGCCTGGAAATTGTGCGTGCCCTGTGTACCGATCCTGTGCTCCTGTGTCTGGACGAACCTGCTGCCGGTCTCAATCCTCGGGAGACCGAAGCGCTCAGCCGCATGCTTCTCCGCCTGCGGGACCACCATGACATGACTGTGCTCCTCATCGAACACGACATGAAGCTGGTCATGGATATTTCCGATCAGGTGGTGGTCCTGGATCATGGCGAAGTGATTGCCAACGGTTCTCCCGCTCATGTGCAACACCATCCTGCCGTGGTTGAGGCTTATCTGGGGGTGGTGGAGCCGGTCACGCCCGTGCAGGCCTCCCTGAAAATGCCGCCGCCACTGGTCTCCGCCATCGAGTCCGGCGGCAGGATGCGTCCGCCCTTGATCATCGATCCTGAGGTGGCCGGCATGGAGGCGGATCGGTCATGACCATGGCAACCAACCTCCTGGTTCTGGAAGAAGTCAAGGCGGCTTATGGATCGGTGGAGGTTCTCCACGGGGTGACATTGCACATCAATCGAGGGGAGATCGTCACCCTGATCGGGGCCAACGGCGCCGGCAAATCGACGCTGCTCATGACCCTGTTTGGTCAGCCTCGTGCCACAGCGGGGCGTCTCTTTTTTGCCGGTGTCGAGATGACCCGCCTGCCAACGCATCGCATTGCCCGGCTCGGCATGGCCCTGGTGCCCGAGGGTCGGCGGATTTTTCCCGCCATGACCGTGGAAGAGAATCTCTTCCTGGGCGCCACATCTTTGGAGATGACCGAGCCAGGGCAGGGTGTACAGGCTCTCCAGGAGGCGCTTTTGGCACGGGTGCAGGCTCTCTTCCCACGCCTCTGGGAGAGGCACCGCCAACGGGCCGGCACCCTTTCGGGGGGTGAGCAGCAGATGCTGGCCATCGGGCGCGCCCTGATGAGCCGCCCCC encodes the following:
- a CDS encoding ATP-binding cassette domain-containing protein, which encodes MQFGGVLALHRVGFQVEQGSITAIIGPNGAGKTTVFNCLTGFYAATTGDIFLHRHNDQVDLIQRMGGARSRKSLNPWAMLRHLYASWTGGTHQVVRAGVARTFQNGRLFRDMTVLENLLVAQHRLVDRGILAGVLRTREYLCAESAALDRAMGWLGVFNMRDDANRLAGELPYGQQRRLEIVRALCTDPVLLCLDEPAAGLNPRETEALSRMLLRLRDHHDMTVLLIEHDMKLVMDISDQVVVLDHGEVIANGSPAHVQHHPAVVEAYLGVVEPVTPVQASLKMPPPLVSAIESGGRMRPPLIIDPEVAGMEADRS
- a CDS encoding ABC transporter ATP-binding protein encodes the protein MTMATNLLVLEEVKAAYGSVEVLHGVTLHINRGEIVTLIGANGAGKSTLLMTLFGQPRATAGRLFFAGVEMTRLPTHRIARLGMALVPEGRRIFPAMTVEENLFLGATSLEMTEPGQGVQALQEALLARVQALFPRLWERHRQRAGTLSGGEQQMLAIGRALMSRPRLLLLDEPSLGLAPLLVRQLFTVLRQISADGTTIFLVEQNAYQALQFADRGYVLVNGQIQLAGDSASLLADPHVRQAYLGGY